From Thermoleophilaceae bacterium, the proteins below share one genomic window:
- a CDS encoding lysophospholipid acyltransferase family protein: MAERERTSLRPEATHSNGGSGNGDGRGLPVPYEEDLRRHLPGVEPDRQLDDWGRSERVEGAMDKLLYDFMYRYWFRVDVEGIENVPSTGGAMLVSNHAGALPPDAPMIAKAIKEEHPHPRPVNITVEHFFKGYPGFSMLVSKIGCVAAHPANVHRLLYDEGQLVLVFPEGRKGTEKLYKNRYRLRRFGRGGFVEAAMRARAPIVPVCVVGAEEAAPIFAHLSPLQKLTGLIYAPLTPTFPHFGLLGMLGYLPAKFRIRFLEPIRFDEPGLDEDKSLVQTVAHDIRARIQENLFDMVEQRGSVWFG, translated from the coding sequence ATGGCGGAGCGGGAACGCACGAGCCTTCGCCCGGAGGCAACGCACTCGAACGGCGGGTCGGGCAACGGCGACGGCCGCGGGCTGCCCGTGCCCTACGAGGAGGACCTCCGCCGTCACCTCCCGGGCGTGGAGCCGGACCGCCAGCTCGACGACTGGGGTCGCTCCGAGCGCGTGGAGGGGGCGATGGACAAGCTCCTCTACGACTTCATGTACCGCTACTGGTTCCGCGTGGACGTGGAGGGCATCGAGAACGTGCCCTCGACGGGCGGCGCGATGCTCGTGTCGAACCACGCCGGCGCTCTGCCGCCGGACGCGCCGATGATCGCGAAGGCGATCAAGGAGGAGCACCCCCACCCGCGGCCGGTGAACATCACCGTCGAGCACTTCTTCAAGGGCTATCCCGGCTTCTCGATGCTCGTGTCGAAGATCGGCTGCGTGGCGGCGCACCCGGCAAACGTGCACCGTCTCCTGTACGACGAGGGTCAACTCGTGCTCGTCTTCCCCGAGGGGCGCAAGGGGACCGAGAAGCTCTACAAGAACCGCTACCGCCTGCGCAGGTTCGGCCGCGGCGGATTCGTCGAGGCTGCCATGCGGGCGCGCGCGCCGATCGTGCCTGTCTGCGTGGTGGGAGCCGAGGAGGCGGCGCCGATCTTCGCTCACCTCAGCCCGCTGCAGAAGCTCACCGGCCTGATCTACGCGCCGCTTACGCCCACCTTCCCGCACTTCGGGCTGCTCGGGATGCTCGGCTACCTGCCGGCGAAGTTCCGCATCCGCTTCCTCGAGCCGATCCGCTTTGACGAGCCGGGCCTCGACGAGGACAAGAGCCTCGTGCAGACGGTCGCACACGACATCAGGGCGCGCATCCAGGAGAACCTGTTCGACATGGTCGAGCAGCGGGGCTCGGTGTGGTTCGGATGA
- a CDS encoding 5-formyltetrahydrofolate cyclo-ligase, whose translation MRSKDEVRQEIWRAMDREGVSRFPGAEGRIPNFAGAKAAAERLARHPQWVNAETIKANPDSPQTHARRLALAQGKCVVMAVPRLREEHPFRLLDPRKLSADEMREAATIKGALRHGRVIDLEQVPELDFILTGSVAVNLKGARVGKGGGFSDLEYGLLSEAGKVDRRTVVATTVHPIQIVRENLMVTGHDIPVDLVATPRAVIEVERAYDRPRGIMWDHLQPPQIHEIPVLERMGYAG comes from the coding sequence ATGCGCTCGAAGGACGAGGTGCGGCAGGAGATCTGGCGGGCAATGGACCGCGAGGGCGTGTCGCGCTTTCCGGGCGCCGAGGGGCGGATCCCGAACTTCGCGGGCGCGAAGGCCGCGGCTGAGCGCCTCGCCCGGCACCCGCAATGGGTGAACGCGGAGACGATCAAGGCGAATCCCGACTCGCCGCAGACCCATGCGCGGCGCCTGGCACTCGCTCAGGGAAAGTGCGTGGTGATGGCGGTCCCGCGGCTGCGCGAGGAGCACCCGTTCCGCCTGCTCGACCCGCGCAAGCTGTCAGCCGACGAGATGCGGGAGGCCGCCACCATCAAGGGCGCGCTTCGCCACGGGCGGGTGATCGATCTCGAGCAGGTGCCGGAGCTCGACTTCATCCTCACCGGGTCGGTGGCCGTGAACCTGAAGGGCGCGCGGGTCGGCAAGGGCGGCGGGTTCTCGGATCTCGAGTACGGCCTGCTGTCGGAGGCCGGCAAGGTCGATCGCCGCACGGTGGTCGCCACCACGGTCCACCCCATCCAGATCGTGCGCGAGAACCTGATGGTCACAGGGCACGACATCCCGGTCGACCTCGTGGCCACCCCGCGCGCGGTGATCGAAGTCGAGCGCGCCTACGACCGGCCCCGCGGGATCATGTGGGACCACCTCCAGCCCCCACAGATCCACGAGATCCCGGTGCTGGAGCGGATGGGATATGCCGGTTGA